One genomic window of Stieleria sp. JC731 includes the following:
- the lepA gene encoding translation elongation factor 4 → MTKKQIRNFCIIAHIDHGKSTLADRLLEETGTVSSREMKEQLLDDLELERQRGITIKARAVVMKFKRGKEEFELNLIDTPGHVDFQYEVSRSLACCEGALLLVDAFQGVEAQTVANAYAAMEHDLKIIPVINKIDLTHARPDEVAEEMMNSLGTDPDECVRVSAKTGQGVGGLVNAIIEHVPPPTGDPDAVLQAMVFDSNYDDYRGAITYVRVMQGTVRKGQKIRFLRAGTVHDVVDVGQFTPQRTSTPELSAGQVGYMICNIKSLGDVHIGDTVSIPGDKPAPALAGYARPKRMVYCGLFPSDGQNFSDLRDALERLAVNDPSFEFEPETSDALGFGFRCGFLGLLHMEIVQQRLENESDVDLVQTAPNVTYEIVNKRGETMTIHKPQDVPDPGDIEEFRQPIVRCNIIVPSEFIGPVMKLVHERRGIQKSQEHLGAQRAMLTYDIPLAEVVYDLHDKIKSCTKGYGTLDYEMVGYEQADLVRLDFLVNGNRVDALSIVCNRGDADRRGRAVAKKLKSEIDRHMFEVAVQASIGSRVIARETVPAMRKNVTAKCYGGDITRKRKLLQKQKEGKKRMKAVGNVEISQKAFMAVLSEAEGG, encoded by the coding sequence ATGACCAAAAAACAAATTCGAAACTTTTGCATCATTGCACACATCGACCACGGCAAAAGCACGCTTGCCGATCGATTGCTGGAAGAAACCGGAACGGTCAGCTCTCGCGAAATGAAAGAGCAGCTGCTCGACGACCTGGAACTGGAACGTCAGCGTGGTATCACCATCAAAGCCCGCGCGGTGGTGATGAAATTCAAACGCGGAAAAGAAGAGTTCGAACTGAACCTGATCGACACGCCTGGGCACGTTGACTTCCAATACGAAGTCTCGCGGTCACTGGCATGTTGCGAAGGTGCCCTGCTTTTGGTCGATGCATTCCAAGGCGTCGAGGCACAAACGGTTGCCAATGCCTATGCGGCGATGGAACACGATCTAAAGATCATCCCCGTGATCAACAAGATCGACCTCACCCACGCACGCCCCGATGAAGTCGCCGAGGAGATGATGAACTCCCTCGGAACCGACCCCGACGAATGCGTCCGCGTTAGCGCGAAAACAGGTCAGGGCGTCGGCGGCCTGGTCAACGCCATCATCGAACACGTGCCGCCACCGACCGGTGATCCCGATGCGGTGCTGCAAGCGATGGTGTTCGATTCCAACTACGACGACTATCGCGGAGCGATCACTTACGTCCGAGTCATGCAAGGCACGGTTCGCAAAGGCCAAAAGATCCGCTTCCTTCGCGCCGGTACCGTCCATGACGTCGTTGACGTCGGACAATTTACCCCGCAGCGCACCTCGACACCTGAACTGTCGGCCGGGCAAGTGGGCTACATGATTTGCAACATCAAAAGCCTGGGCGATGTTCACATCGGTGATACGGTCAGCATCCCTGGCGACAAGCCGGCACCGGCCCTCGCTGGCTACGCTCGCCCCAAACGCATGGTTTACTGCGGCCTGTTCCCGAGCGACGGACAAAACTTTTCTGATCTGCGAGACGCGCTCGAACGCCTTGCCGTTAACGACCCCAGCTTTGAGTTCGAACCCGAAACCAGCGACGCGCTGGGATTCGGCTTCCGCTGCGGCTTCCTGGGTCTGCTGCACATGGAAATCGTCCAGCAGCGCTTGGAAAACGAGTCCGATGTCGACTTGGTACAAACGGCACCGAACGTGACCTACGAAATCGTCAACAAGCGTGGCGAGACGATGACGATTCACAAGCCGCAGGACGTCCCCGACCCAGGCGATATCGAAGAGTTTCGCCAGCCGATCGTTCGCTGCAACATTATCGTGCCAAGCGAGTTCATCGGCCCGGTCATGAAGCTGGTTCACGAACGACGCGGCATCCAAAAGTCACAGGAACACCTCGGTGCACAACGCGCGATGCTGACCTACGACATCCCACTCGCGGAAGTCGTCTATGACTTGCACGATAAAATCAAAAGCTGCACCAAAGGCTACGGCACTCTGGATTACGAGATGGTCGGTTACGAACAAGCCGACTTGGTGCGACTAGACTTTCTGGTTAACGGAAACCGCGTCGACGCTCTTAGCATCGTCTGCAACCGAGGCGATGCCGATCGCCGAGGACGCGCGGTTGCGAAAAAGCTGAAAAGCGAAATCGACCGCCACATGTTCGAAGTCGCCGTGCAAGCTTCGATCGGAAGCCGTGTGATCGCCCGTGAAACCGTCCCCGCTATGCGAAAGAACGTTACCGCCAAATGCTACGGTGGTGACATCACGCGAAAGCGAAAGCTGCTGCAAAAGCAGAAAGAAGGCAAGAAACGGATGAAGGCGGTTGGCAATGTCGAGATCAGCCAAAAAGCCTTCATGGCCGTTCTTAGCGAAGCCGAAGGCGGCTGA
- a CDS encoding ROK family protein produces MKHARNPAELLTPKLPPRPHRVIDASLLSGPNHHLVSSMSVSETSHPSKFAEIIPVTQATGPYYWGIDIGGTGIKLGLVDSAGYTVAFKSIPTLESEGPEAAVKRVGEVVSQIETDLGITGQVPHIGLGAPGPMDLPKGLLVAPPQLPSWWGFNIVKAISDLTGRPVSFLNDANAAAYGEFWIGTGQGSDSMILLTLGTGVGGGIIVDGELVNGVNSFGSECGHILIDPSDKARLCVWGGGRGQLEAYASASAVVDRTRERLQEGATSSLSGVLGGANNELTAKKVYEAAKNEGDALALEIVDETAKWLGIGVTSLVHALDPGVVTLGGAMNFGGEECPIGRRFLSGIIAEFQQRTFPNVFEGTSIAFATLGAAAGYLGLAGYARKQHAKPT; encoded by the coding sequence ATGAAACACGCTCGAAACCCGGCAGAATTGCTAACACCGAAGTTGCCGCCCCGACCACATCGCGTCATTGACGCGTCTTTGTTGTCAGGCCCTAACCACCACCTAGTCAGTTCCATGTCTGTTTCTGAAACATCGCATCCAAGTAAGTTCGCTGAAATCATCCCGGTGACGCAAGCGACAGGCCCTTATTATTGGGGAATCGACATTGGCGGAACGGGCATCAAACTGGGTCTTGTCGATTCGGCAGGATACACGGTCGCATTTAAATCGATTCCGACACTTGAAAGCGAAGGGCCCGAAGCGGCTGTCAAACGCGTCGGCGAAGTCGTCAGCCAGATCGAGACCGACCTGGGTATTACCGGACAGGTTCCTCATATCGGCCTGGGTGCTCCCGGCCCGATGGACCTCCCCAAAGGACTGCTGGTTGCCCCACCACAACTGCCTTCCTGGTGGGGATTTAACATCGTCAAAGCGATCAGCGACCTAACCGGACGGCCAGTTTCGTTTCTTAATGACGCCAATGCGGCTGCATACGGGGAATTTTGGATCGGAACGGGCCAGGGTAGCGATTCGATGATCCTGCTGACCCTGGGAACCGGAGTCGGCGGTGGCATTATTGTCGATGGGGAACTGGTCAACGGCGTCAACAGCTTTGGGAGCGAATGTGGACACATTTTGATCGACCCTTCTGACAAAGCACGCCTTTGCGTTTGGGGCGGCGGTAGAGGACAATTGGAAGCCTATGCCAGTGCCAGTGCAGTCGTGGACCGCACCCGCGAACGCCTACAGGAGGGAGCGACAAGCTCATTAAGCGGGGTGCTCGGTGGTGCCAACAACGAATTAACCGCTAAGAAGGTTTACGAGGCTGCCAAAAACGAAGGCGACGCCCTAGCATTGGAAATAGTTGACGAAACCGCAAAATGGCTGGGAATCGGCGTCACTTCGCTCGTTCATGCCCTCGATCCGGGGGTCGTCACGCTCGGCGGGGCGATGAATTTCGGCGGCGAGGAATGCCCCATCGGCAGACGGTTCCTTTCTGGGATAATAGCCGAATTCCAACAGCGCACATTTCCGAATGTATTTGAAGGCACATCGATCGCGTTCGCGACGCTCGGTGCGGCCGCGGGTTACCTGGGATTGGCCGGGTATGCCCGAAAACAACACGCGAAACCGACATGA
- a CDS encoding glycosyltransferase family 4 protein — MKVVYLTAGAAGMFCGSCMHDNALARALHRDGIECLLQPVYTPIRTDEVSIAGPKVFLGGIHVYLLQKMPWLRWLPRPLRSLLDSPKLINWATRRASSTDPASLGELAISILKGEDGYQAEEFERLCDWLANEIKPDAIVLTNLLIGGGLPMFRKRMPNTRLIVMLQGDDIFLDHLPEAHRNEAIRLCSELVSHVDYFCVNSRFYGDKMSALLEIPDSKLRIQPLSIDLRPYQQSPSDQSSEAPPSKDEFRLAYLARIAPEKGLHRLVEAFEKIAPQCQNVTLHAAGWLGEANKPYLQTIRDRIEKAGLSDRFTYHGSPDLSEKVSFLRQADLLCVPTEYEDPKGLFVLEALAAGTPVVMPEHGAFGELVRSTGGGVLVPPDSIDALADAIVELVNQPERRTQLATEGNQGLRAKHTIEAAAKSLVELCRS, encoded by the coding sequence ATGAAGGTCGTGTACCTCACCGCCGGTGCCGCAGGGATGTTTTGTGGCAGCTGTATGCACGACAATGCTCTCGCAAGGGCATTGCATCGCGACGGCATCGAATGCCTTTTGCAACCGGTCTACACCCCCATTCGGACCGATGAAGTCAGCATTGCCGGTCCGAAGGTCTTTCTCGGTGGGATTCATGTCTACCTACTGCAGAAGATGCCCTGGTTACGATGGTTGCCCAGGCCGCTGCGAAGTCTGCTCGATTCACCAAAGCTGATTAATTGGGCAACTCGAAGAGCCAGTTCGACGGACCCTGCGTCGCTGGGAGAACTTGCTATCTCGATCCTCAAAGGCGAAGACGGGTATCAGGCCGAAGAGTTTGAGCGACTTTGTGATTGGTTGGCGAATGAAATCAAGCCAGATGCAATTGTGCTGACAAATTTGCTGATCGGTGGCGGGTTGCCGATGTTTCGCAAACGGATGCCGAACACACGTTTGATTGTGATGCTGCAAGGCGATGACATTTTTCTTGACCATCTCCCCGAAGCTCATCGTAACGAAGCGATTCGGCTCTGCAGCGAACTGGTTTCACACGTCGATTACTTTTGCGTTAACAGTCGCTTTTATGGCGACAAAATGTCGGCGCTGTTGGAGATCCCGGATTCCAAGCTGCGGATACAACCTCTTTCGATCGACCTGAGACCCTATCAGCAATCGCCGTCGGATCAGTCAAGTGAAGCACCGCCATCGAAGGACGAGTTTCGTTTGGCGTACTTGGCAAGGATCGCCCCCGAGAAAGGCTTGCATCGTCTTGTTGAGGCCTTTGAGAAGATTGCACCGCAATGTCAGAACGTTACTTTGCATGCGGCAGGTTGGCTCGGTGAAGCCAATAAGCCGTACCTGCAAACGATTCGCGATCGGATCGAAAAGGCTGGACTCAGTGATCGGTTTACCTACCACGGAAGTCCTGACCTTAGCGAGAAGGTTTCGTTCCTTCGGCAAGCCGATCTGCTATGCGTCCCCACGGAATACGAAGATCCCAAAGGCCTATTTGTTTTAGAGGCACTTGCCGCCGGTACCCCCGTGGTGATGCCTGAGCATGGCGCGTTCGGCGAACTGGTTCGATCAACTGGCGGTGGTGTTTTGGTTCCACCAGACAGCATCGACGCGTTAGCAGACGCGATTGTTGAACTTGTCAATCAACCTGAACGGCGGACACAGTTGGCGACCGAAGGTAATCAAGGTCTTCGCGCGAAGCATACGATTGAAGCCGCAGCGAAATCACTTGTCGAACTGTGTCGTTCTTAA
- a CDS encoding class I SAM-dependent methyltransferase: protein MSKYTIEYFRCGECGFVQTETPYWLDEAYSDAIVSTDIGLISRNERFSTATDRLLRHVLPDVKTCVDYGGGYGMLTRMMRDRGHDFRHHDPFCQNLFAQGFQVEEPSTKFDFLTAFEVFEHFSDPHRELAILDRLASDWLISTEPLPEPTPQPNQWWYYVLDGGQHISLWSKRALKVIAERYDRKLVSYKGLHLLTQSEVRPAWAKFVMRNYRSKMLNLFRRRESFLDQDFHRAVAATKAA from the coding sequence ATGTCAAAGTACACGATCGAGTATTTCCGATGCGGTGAATGTGGCTTTGTCCAAACGGAAACCCCGTATTGGCTAGACGAGGCGTATAGCGACGCGATCGTTTCGACCGACATCGGACTGATCTCACGCAATGAACGTTTTTCGACAGCCACCGATCGACTATTGCGACACGTGCTTCCCGATGTCAAAACCTGTGTCGATTACGGTGGTGGCTATGGCATGCTGACACGCATGATGCGTGACCGAGGCCACGATTTTCGACATCACGATCCCTTTTGCCAAAACCTGTTCGCGCAAGGGTTCCAAGTTGAAGAACCATCCACGAAATTCGATTTCTTGACCGCCTTTGAAGTCTTCGAACACTTTTCCGATCCCCATCGCGAACTTGCGATCTTGGATCGCTTGGCAAGCGATTGGCTGATTTCAACCGAACCGCTGCCGGAACCGACACCTCAACCCAATCAGTGGTGGTACTACGTTCTCGACGGCGGCCAGCATATCAGTCTCTGGTCAAAGCGTGCCTTGAAAGTCATTGCCGAACGCTACGACCGAAAATTGGTTTCTTACAAAGGCCTGCACCTGCTGACACAATCAGAAGTCCGTCCGGCTTGGGCCAAATTTGTGATGCGAAACTATCGCTCCAAGATGCTGAATCTATTTCGACGACGTGAGTCGTTCCTGGACCAAGACTTTCATCGCGCTGTCGCTGCTACAAAAGCCGCTTAG
- a CDS encoding glycosyltransferase family 4 protein, producing the protein MRILYEGAIFQILRCGGVARYFSELIRHLPETFEPIVVGPPNEQSRLDNPSLRYVSVQTEPPVSWLRKWTRDRLQRQIIQRFDSIETDIEHWTYYGGLCRRPIVHGKRPLVVTVLDFIHEAYPSLDPSGKHVAMKNEAIRLADHLACISHSTFNELCERFPEARHKASVVPLGTSLENVNPAPIPSTLAKSPYVLFVGRRNNYKNFQVVWEAWKKLNGRRPKDAKLAIVGPPMKRREATALGFADDSSTVLLPNASDEVLRGLYEHAKSFIFPSKAEGFGLPSLEAMCAGTPVLVSDLPVMHEVVGDDGYYFDPDDVDTVAEMMLASLEDGLPNRDSVVQSAKDRASTFRWQATAERMAEVYVEVSLEKQSRRPFASACSIS; encoded by the coding sequence ATGAGAATTCTGTACGAAGGAGCGATATTTCAGATCCTTCGCTGTGGCGGCGTTGCCCGCTACTTTTCTGAACTCATTCGCCACTTACCTGAAACGTTCGAACCCATTGTTGTCGGACCGCCGAACGAGCAGTCGCGTCTGGACAACCCATCGTTGCGGTACGTTTCGGTCCAAACCGAACCGCCGGTTTCTTGGCTTCGCAAGTGGACTCGTGACCGGCTGCAACGTCAGATCATCCAACGATTTGACTCAATCGAAACCGACATTGAACACTGGACGTATTATGGTGGGCTGTGCCGGCGGCCGATCGTTCATGGAAAACGCCCACTGGTCGTCACTGTGCTGGACTTCATTCACGAAGCTTACCCATCGCTTGACCCGAGCGGTAAGCATGTCGCGATGAAGAATGAAGCCATTCGGTTGGCAGATCACTTGGCATGTATCTCGCATTCGACCTTCAACGAACTGTGTGAACGTTTTCCTGAAGCCCGACACAAGGCATCGGTCGTTCCCTTGGGAACATCCCTGGAAAACGTAAATCCCGCGCCAATCCCAAGCACTCTGGCGAAATCTCCTTACGTGCTGTTCGTCGGCCGACGCAACAACTACAAGAATTTCCAAGTCGTCTGGGAAGCTTGGAAAAAGCTGAATGGACGTCGCCCGAAAGATGCCAAGCTGGCGATCGTTGGCCCGCCGATGAAGCGACGCGAAGCAACCGCATTGGGATTTGCCGACGATTCATCAACCGTGCTGTTGCCCAACGCGAGCGACGAGGTTTTGCGTGGGCTATACGAGCACGCAAAGTCATTCATTTTTCCCTCAAAAGCAGAAGGCTTTGGCCTACCTTCGCTCGAAGCGATGTGTGCCGGCACGCCGGTTTTGGTCAGCGACTTGCCGGTCATGCATGAAGTCGTCGGTGACGACGGTTACTACTTCGACCCTGACGATGTTGATACGGTGGCGGAAATGATGCTGGCATCACTGGAAGACGGCCTGCCAAACCGTGATAGCGTCGTCCAATCGGCCAAAGACCGTGCGTCAACGTTCCGTTGGCAAGCGACCGCAGAACGGATGGCTGAGGTCTATGTCGAAGTCTCGCTCGAAAAACAATCCCGACGCCCCTTTGCCTCCGCCTGTTCGATCTCGTGA
- a CDS encoding ATP-binding cassette domain-containing protein translates to MTPWQGPMIELQEVTKIFGTTRAVDNVSFMVPRGSVFGYIGPNGAGKTTSMRILSTLELPTSGDAFIEGLSSVNDPDRVRRRLGFMPDAFGTYGDTNCAEYLDFFARSNGLVGRERTKRIRWVMDFTGMRSMAEKPITGLSKGMRQRLCLGRALIHDPSTLILDEPAAGLDPRARIELRQIIRTLAADGKTILISSHILSELAEMCDRVGIIERGTLLANDTVSGLKGKSKPHQDLIIVVDGDLATATQILQQIPKVTNVERRGQAIHFQAEIGVDNRVAILHQLSDARVRVLEYRPVDESLEDLFLKVTTGQVQ, encoded by the coding sequence ATGACACCCTGGCAAGGTCCGATGATTGAGTTGCAGGAAGTGACGAAAATCTTCGGGACCACACGAGCGGTCGATAATGTTTCGTTCATGGTCCCTCGAGGAAGCGTGTTCGGTTACATCGGTCCCAACGGTGCCGGGAAGACGACTAGCATGCGAATCCTTTCGACGTTGGAATTGCCAACCAGTGGCGATGCCTTCATCGAAGGCCTCTCTTCAGTCAATGATCCTGACCGTGTTCGTCGTCGGCTGGGATTCATGCCCGATGCGTTCGGGACGTATGGCGATACCAACTGTGCCGAGTACCTAGATTTCTTTGCCCGATCGAACGGGTTGGTCGGACGAGAACGTACGAAACGGATTCGCTGGGTGATGGATTTTACCGGGATGCGTTCGATGGCCGAAAAGCCGATCACCGGCCTGAGCAAGGGGATGAGGCAGCGTCTGTGTTTAGGCCGCGCCCTGATTCATGATCCGTCGACGTTGATCTTGGACGAACCGGCAGCGGGCTTGGACCCACGTGCTCGCATCGAATTGCGGCAAATCATACGGACCTTGGCTGCCGACGGAAAAACAATCTTGATTAGCAGCCACATCCTCAGCGAACTCGCCGAGATGTGTGATCGCGTTGGGATCATTGAACGCGGGACTCTGCTCGCAAACGATACCGTTTCTGGACTAAAGGGGAAATCGAAGCCGCATCAAGATTTGATCATCGTTGTTGATGGTGATCTCGCCACAGCGACACAGATTCTTCAGCAGATCCCCAAGGTCACGAACGTCGAACGACGTGGCCAAGCAATCCATTTTCAGGCCGAGATCGGTGTTGATAATCGAGTCGCCATACTGCATCAGCTCAGTGATGCTCGAGTCCGAGTTTTAGAATATCGGCCCGTGGATGAGTCTCTCGAAGACTTGTTTTTGAAGGTCACCACGGGGCAAGTTCAATGA
- a CDS encoding ABC transporter permease, whose translation MNQNDQPAATTDASMTLGGKQAAASEVNQPPYPSLALDPSGEGIWGALERLSDRVVSKLNPILIKEARQSLKSRQFLITFFCLLAASCAWTVMGVVSYAPDIYYMPSGADLLSGYYLILSVAMFIFVPLTAFRSLAAELDEGTYEMLAITRLSAWRIVSGKMNSACLQMLIYFSAIVPCLAFCYLLRGIGLPTIIFTIVMLLVTTLVLTSFGLVLSTIATGRTLQTFLLVGLVATVVFAEFGLSIFMMEEVFGERFGGTLIGFSLVFIMALSFVVLFLSAAAARIAPVTENRSTRLRAIMLGQQVLWIVIMVYATWETEQIEFINVGMMMMAVYWFVCGTLICGETRELSPRVLREWPSTYATKMLLSWWMPGPGTGFMFCISTALAGMIALATMGTFAWIGDSGVRSRGTPPLFLAMLYSGYLFAYLGLVRLISMPMLKRWGPMFMPPLIVAIVMVFMGVLAPCVVDVVFQGRVSNNYSAVHAFNWIWTWGETFRNRGLQPPEAIIMIFIVGVIILVANLVLLFREFQIRRVAVPDRVRQDKEQQASSAAANH comes from the coding sequence ATGAATCAAAACGATCAACCTGCCGCGACCACCGATGCTTCGATGACGCTTGGTGGAAAACAAGCGGCCGCCAGCGAAGTGAACCAACCTCCCTATCCCAGTTTGGCGTTGGATCCGAGCGGCGAAGGTATTTGGGGAGCCCTCGAACGTTTAAGCGATCGAGTTGTTTCGAAGCTGAATCCGATTCTTATCAAAGAAGCGCGTCAATCGCTGAAGAGTCGACAATTCTTGATCACGTTTTTTTGTCTGTTGGCAGCTTCGTGCGCATGGACCGTGATGGGAGTCGTCAGCTACGCACCGGATATCTACTACATGCCTAGCGGTGCCGACTTGTTGAGCGGCTACTACCTGATTCTGTCGGTTGCCATGTTCATCTTTGTTCCGTTGACGGCCTTCCGGTCCTTGGCTGCGGAGCTGGATGAGGGGACTTATGAAATGCTGGCGATCACTCGGCTTTCCGCCTGGAGAATCGTCAGTGGGAAAATGAATAGCGCATGCTTGCAGATGCTCATTTACTTTTCCGCGATCGTCCCATGCCTCGCCTTTTGCTATTTGTTGCGAGGGATCGGTTTGCCGACCATCATCTTCACGATCGTGATGCTATTGGTCACGACGTTGGTCTTAACCTCGTTCGGACTGGTGCTCTCGACGATCGCAACTGGCCGTACGCTGCAAACATTTTTGTTGGTCGGTTTGGTTGCCACGGTCGTGTTCGCCGAATTTGGGTTAAGCATCTTCATGATGGAAGAGGTGTTTGGTGAACGATTCGGAGGCACGCTGATAGGGTTCAGCCTAGTCTTCATCATGGCGCTGTCCTTTGTTGTGTTGTTCCTCTCGGCCGCGGCAGCCCGCATTGCACCGGTTACAGAAAATCGATCGACTCGTTTGCGCGCAATCATGTTAGGCCAGCAGGTTCTCTGGATCGTCATCATGGTCTATGCGACGTGGGAAACCGAGCAGATCGAATTCATCAACGTCGGCATGATGATGATGGCCGTTTATTGGTTTGTCTGCGGAACGCTGATCTGTGGCGAGACACGCGAATTAAGTCCACGTGTGTTGCGAGAGTGGCCTTCGACCTATGCCACAAAAATGTTGCTCAGTTGGTGGATGCCGGGACCGGGAACCGGTTTCATGTTTTGTATCTCGACAGCGTTGGCCGGAATGATCGCATTGGCGACGATGGGCACGTTCGCCTGGATTGGCGACTCTGGAGTCCGTTCCCGAGGAACGCCTCCCTTGTTTTTAGCGATGCTGTATTCTGGGTACCTGTTCGCGTACCTAGGGCTGGTACGTCTGATATCGATGCCAATGCTAAAACGCTGGGGACCGATGTTTATGCCACCATTAATCGTGGCGATCGTCATGGTGTTTATGGGCGTCTTGGCCCCTTGCGTGGTGGACGTTGTGTTCCAAGGGCGGGTATCGAACAACTATTCCGCAGTCCACGCATTCAACTGGATTTGGACTTGGGGGGAAACGTTTCGGAATCGCGGGCTTCAGCCGCCCGAGGCCATCATCATGATCTTCATTGTTGGTGTGATCATTTTGGTCGCCAACTTGGTTTTACTGTTCCGGGAATTCCAAATCCGTCGAGTCGCGGTGCCCGATCGAGTTCGGCAGGACAAAGAACAGCAAGCGAGTTCTGCTGCGGCGAATCATTAG
- a CDS encoding fumarylacetoacetate hydrolase family protein has translation MPLCRIPHPENSAEYAYYHEGKVCPIEHLNDQNFFQSASKVLSELGNLDPAEFSDAPDVLLPPTPTPEKIFCIGLNYRDHAIETGADIPTEPVVFSKFNTTLIGHGQSIQLPAISSKVDYEAELVVVIGKQAKNVSADQAMDHVFGYTCGHDVSARDWQKGRPGGQWLLGKTFDTFAPVGPCVVTSNELSDPTDIRVRMELNGEIVQESTTAQLIFDIPTVVAHLSKFVTLKPGDLIFTGTPPGVGDAKTPPVYLKAGDTCSVIVDGVGTLTNGVVNA, from the coding sequence ATGCCCCTTTGTAGAATTCCGCACCCAGAAAACTCCGCCGAGTACGCTTACTATCACGAAGGAAAAGTTTGTCCGATTGAGCACTTGAACGACCAAAACTTCTTTCAGTCAGCAAGCAAAGTTCTATCCGAACTTGGCAATCTTGATCCTGCAGAATTCAGCGACGCTCCCGACGTCTTGTTGCCTCCAACACCGACGCCAGAAAAGATTTTTTGTATCGGCTTAAACTATCGTGACCATGCGATCGAAACCGGCGCTGACATCCCGACCGAACCGGTTGTCTTTAGCAAATTCAATACGACGTTGATTGGACACGGTCAGTCAATTCAGTTGCCAGCCATTTCGTCAAAGGTGGACTACGAAGCGGAATTGGTCGTCGTGATCGGCAAACAAGCAAAAAACGTCTCCGCAGATCAGGCAATGGACCATGTGTTTGGCTACACATGCGGACATGACGTTTCGGCACGCGACTGGCAGAAAGGACGCCCGGGAGGTCAGTGGCTTCTCGGAAAGACGTTCGACACATTTGCCCCGGTCGGTCCATGCGTGGTCACGAGCAATGAACTATCCGATCCGACTGACATTCGCGTTCGAATGGAACTCAACGGCGAGATCGTCCAAGAGAGCACAACAGCACAGCTGATTTTTGACATTCCGACGGTGGTTGCTCATCTATCCAAGTTTGTCACACTCAAACCCGGTGACCTAATCTTTACGGGCACTCCGCCAGGTGTTGGCGATGCCAAAACGCCACCGGTCTATCTGAAAGCAGGCGACACCTGCAGTGTGATTGTCGACGGCGTCGGCACATTAACCAATGGTGTCGTCAACGCGTAG